In the Necator americanus strain Aroian chromosome X, whole genome shotgun sequence genome, aagaagaaaaaactagaggTTCACTAAtttgaagacgaaaaaaagctGTACATAAATCCCTGAAAATGTGGAAAGCTGGGACGAAAAATCAAATCTGATGAGACCATATCGAATCCAAAAATGGATTGGACTATGTGAAGGCAGCTATGCAGGTTCCAGATCCACGATCAGAGGCTATATATACAATTTTATCTTGCCACTTCATTCGTAGATTTCCTTCATGAATCACTTTTTTGTAGCGGTCGACGACGTGTTGAAACGATTTTTGActgaaaataatatatatatttttttgatttcggCGGTTGTTTTCTCAGAACACGAGCCAATCAATAACAGTCATCGTTCAGCAAACACGGAGgcgaaaaaacacaaaagacTCGTCATTGCGGTATCGAAAATCGATTTCAAGTACAGTTATAGGAGAAAGTGATGTGACTTTGGTTCCGTAAGCGTATCGGGTCTGGGTTTTAAACATATTAGATCCATGCACATACGATCTCGCCTGCAAACAAAGGGATTCTCGCCAAcatccattattttctttacacTCGGCGAAATTCGCCATGAGACCTTTTCTTCACCCTCGTCAATTTATCACAGATGTCAAGCAATAGGGCGAGAAATTCCGTTCCTCTCTTAGATGGACCTATGTTGACCGGTTTTTCAAACGTAGTACTTGTATCTATTCAAAGCAATCAAGCAATCACTTCCAGAGATTTTTGAAGttccaaattttcaacaataacaaaacaaaatccaaaagTTTTAGGACGACTCGCACCAAAgaacaaaacgaaacaaacaacaaatttgaACAGTAGTTGCAGTTGTGATTCTCCTAACAAACTCATTTAGGAAAGATCCAGGAAAGATTTATGTATGTTGCGCTGAAAAGCTGTTTTTAGAGCCCCATGATAACTTTCcgattttgaggaaattttgaggaaaataaaagatcatttcaaaaaaatcataacgAAACACAGACTTTCACGACCAGAAGTtctcaacaaaacaaattttgctCTCGAAAACTATGGTGAACAACAGCAGAAGTCACTCTTATCATTTGTTTTAGtaaaaaatgagggaaatgCAGCAAATTtccgcaggaaaaaaaagaattttcgtcGCCACATCAAAAATTAGTTTATTCCTTTCTCCAAAAACGTCTCTATCCGATTTTGAAATCgttcaaaatctttttaaaaaatgtagacACCAAGTTGATAACGTATTGTGGTCAAGCGTCGGGATCACAAAAAAACCTACTTCATCGTACAAATATCTTTTAAAGTGAGAATAGAGAAGTTAAACGAAATTCTCccaaaattttccaacaagCTTTGTTTATCCAACAATTCCCGGATCTCTCGCCCAGAAACGTTTTGCACAGGTCACGACATTCACGGCGCATATTTAGTGCCCAAATGCCAGCTGGAAAAACATAGAGATTTAAACGTATGCTAGTGTGGAATCGTGATGTTTTATATACGGCGCAATAAAAACAAGGATACCTTAAAATTATAGCAGAACCTGTTCTATGATCCGAAATTGATTAATCCATAAACAAAGCTAAATGATTGGCGATAGATGAGGTGAAAAGACGATTGAACAGGTTTTTTTGGGGCTGGCAAGGAAACGCTGAGGCGCCCGTTTTGAATGTCGAGAGGGGGGACCGGTTCCGATGACAGGAAGTGCAGGTGAGCCGTTTTGCCGTCTGCGTGCAACATGTCGTACACGGCCCGTTCATGGCATAGTTAATGGGCTACGTTAGGGAGAATCGCAGCCGTCATATGCACATGCAACGCATTCAGAGCcccctctccctctctcccTCATTCCCGTGTAAGCGCTGCCGATTGCTGCCGATATGGACATAGTAGAGCACGGAAGAGGGTGAGATCGTGAAGGCGCACAGCCTTAGTCGCAAAAACACTCAATCCTCGCCGTCCGCTGCTCACAAAGGTGGAGGGGATAGCCGAGCGCTGTATTCAAAGCCGAATGCATCTGTGTCCGCTTCTCACCGCTCTTCTCTACTAATATTGGCTAGCATAAGCAACCGTTAAACATGGGCCGCCCGGATATTTGCAGAGTACACGACAAGCGTAATCGCGGACAACGACAATGCTGCACCTGCAAATTGAGAACGTCACCGTCTTCGATACGATAGCTATGCAAATTCATTCCCGGATATCGAAACTCTTCCACAGAACCATCTTTTGTTGTCAGAAACATCCGTAAACGGTTATAGGGAATACCACATTCCTTCGCCAGagacctgaaaaaaattgaaaaatgtggGACGTTTAGAACAGCCAACATATCCTCTTGAATAgttattttcaaggaaaatttgaaaattccagCATTTCTAGCACAAAAGCAAATAGATGATGACGGGAACTTATCATAATAATAACTTATTATGATGATCTTCCTAAAACTATGAGAGGAAaccataaaaaatcaaaagaaatctCTTGTCATCGACTTAGAACattcaagaaaataatttggttCATCATAAGGAGTTTGGAATCTCACCCGTTTAATCCAGATAATTTTTAGCAAACACATCAGTaccagaacagaaaaaaattccccgaaaaaaaatcgagaatctAACGCAGTTCACCTcacaaaaacgaatgaaaacgCTACATATCAAGCGGCACGAAGAAGTTGCGTTGTTTCTGCAGAAAGTTTTGCATTGCATCCACTTTGTGCacgtttttctcctctttgtgCAATTATTTTACACGTGCCACGGAATGACGAAACCATTCTATCCGTGAAAATGTTTTCCACAACAAACCAAATTTTTCGAGTTTAAATTAATCGTTCcaaaatcagagaaaatgTTATTCGCTTTAGATCACTTTTAGTATTTCCGCAACTTGTTTTGAAGTCACTCAGCGGGTGttcctctgctttttttgctggCCTATTTCTAGCCTCCGTTTGCTACTCTACTTCccaaaacatcaaaaaactaGGACGAACGCGAAACcctcaatttctctttttttttttgaaattcgaaaTCGGTTTGCAGTTAGTGAGAGGAGGGAACATCGATTCACCAGAGGTTAAACTAACACAAACAACCGGTAGTGGAGGGGGGATCCCCATACGTGTGGATAGTGAATCTAATGGATGAAACGCGTTGCTACAAAGAGCAGCGCTAACGCCAACAATAGTGCTCGGCCATTACCACCAACATCAATGATGAATAAATCAGTATCAGCCATCGCGAAACGCCGGAGGCATTGTTCAGTCGTACAAAACTCATCCTTCATAACGCGTCAAACTTACTTCATCAGTTGACCAACGTTCTTGTTCAGATTGATGCGTAGCTTCGCCTGATAGTTTGTCTCCTCACAAAAAACTTGAACATGAGCAGATAATTTTGGTGTTAGATCAACTTTTGCCAATCGCTCTACATGACCATGCTTGTCTATTAGACGTTTATAATGATTCGGTTTGTCGTCTCTGTCCTAGAAACGTCCAGGAAATAAGGCGGCACACTTTAAGACCACCCACATGGAACATATGGAGGTCtagcatacatacacatagaCAAAAGACCATACCTGATAATAACGAATAAAATAACGTTCGGATTGTTCACGTTGTTCAGGTGTGATTATTGATCCGTTAAGTACCCGTAAATTTTGTACACGACCAATGATTAGATGAATTCGTTCCTCCTCATTAAATTCATCAAGGAGAGGAATTGATAGAATTCGTAGGTCGGTTAGCGATGGTAATCGATCCAAACTGTCAATACTGTCCCAGTCAGCAATTTCCGTCTggaagtgtgtgtgtgtatgtgtgtgtgtgatgaGAAGGAAATTGTTTACATAAGGTATTTGGGATGACCTAGCTCCTTCACATGATAACATTTCAAAtgggaacaaaagaaaaccgtGCGAAAATAACAAGATGGAGACTGCTATTCACAATGGAAACACTTTCAACGCCCAGTCtcaagatttcatagtttggaaatttcttcttcttacatGGCCGCTCTTAGAAAAGATACACAACAATCAGGGAAACAACACTATTGAACAAGATCTATTACCTTTGCTAAGTTCAACGATTGAAGTGTACCCAAATCTTCCATGGTAGTATGATGAATAACGGATTTTATTGGATTCTcacataaaaacactgtctttCGACTGGGGAATCTCCTCAACAAACGGACAATCTGTTGCCAATCATCGATACGACACCTGCAACATCACAGCAAAGAACTCGACTCACACAAAAATGACGACACAGAACACGTGAGCAACCAaatagcaggaaaaaaaaagaaaatccatggTCCATACCTATTCATGTGAATCGTCTTCACAGATTCGTTCATGACagaatcatcatcatcactcAAATTGAGTTTATTATCAGATAAATGTAATTCCTGTAGCGAAGGTGTATTTTTAAGGATTGATGATAGTGATGTCAACGATAAATTAGTCCCATTTAGTATTAAAGTGTGCAATAATGGGGCCGATGGTAAATCCACAGCGATCTGAAGCACAATTTACAGATTATTCCAagagaaaactaagaaaagtctttttttttaaatgaaatacgGAAGAATTCAGTCTTAGCCTCTAAAGCAACCTCATGTACCATAGAAGAGTCATAGTTACCTCGCCATCAAGTGGATTGTAGCTGAGATTCAAAGTTCGAAGTTGTGGTAAATGCTTCAGCACAGCATTTACACATTCCCATCTGATACTATTCCAGGCAAGATCTGCCTAAATATTGTAAGAACTAAGGCGAATAACAACTATCTCAAGTATGAGACACGTTAAGAGGAGAGTTTAACTCACAagagagaacagaaaaaattttgatataCCTCAGCCACATGCTGCATAAGACCAGCAATTTGTGAGACATCTCCCAAATGTGATATATTGGCATTATTCAGTACAACTAATTCGAGAGCACGTTTACTTGCCATTTTACATGGTGAACTACCAGTCTGAAGAATATATTTAGTTGATTAAAAATGTTTACAACACGAATTCTCCTATAAATTTCTACACAAATGtatgttttttcttatgtCCCCCATGTTTTTCGTACGTAACATACGAATCTTGTTACGTGTAAGAGTAAATGGATTTCATCTGAATGAAGCGACTTGTGTCGGAAGAATCAAGTGCGAGAAGCGAGAGATCTAATTAGGAGGGATCAAGATAGGCTATGATGATGGCATCAGATAAGGTGCGATGAAGACTGAACCATGCAGGTGGTTTGACAAGATCTCATTAAAGAAACAAGAACACTTTGTTACGGCGTTTACCGATTACTGAATAGATAACGGTGAAAAAAGTGAGCGAAATAGACACGAATCACTCCGATAGAACTTCGTAAATAATGAGCGAGAAACGTAAACAGACCGAAAACACTGACAGGAGTAGGATAGACGATGTTCAGTGAACTTACAAAATTGGTGAGCACAATGTCTTGATCCATGTAGGCGTCGTCATCGTTCAAATACTTTTGTTCGAGCCTGTACACAAGCGAGCACGTCTCTTCCTCCATGACAGCAATGAGCTGAGTGCGACAGCCCGCGCCGCGTCCCTCACGTGCAGCGCTCCCCCCCCCCACATTTCCCGCCCACCCTCGGAGAAGAAATGGCTGCTGCCGCCCAGCCAGACGGGTGCTGTCCGGCGGCCAGCCGGCCAGCCAGTCTCGCAGCCAGCCGTTCATCCTTCTTCGTATTGTCCAATTTACTTAAAACCTATTCGCTGAGGAAAAAGTCGAGATTCACTCGGAGGACAGTCACTTTAGGTAGTAGCTCTTGCACTTTGAAAACATTAAGAATTCCCCGGAGGAAAAAGTTGTCCAAGTGATCTTTACGTAATTTGATTACTTACGTTCGCTTTCCGTAAAGAAAGGTTGTTATTTCTAAAGTGCTACttagaaaaaatacattgaTGTGAAGAGGACAAAAACTATGGAACAGGGAACTGGAATGAGGAATGTTCTCTGACTAGTGCTTGCAAGTGTGTAAGTATGCAATGCATCAGTTCCTGAAAGGGGCTGTTGCGGTGAAACATGATCCATTTCCTTCTGTTTGTAAATTTTACGCAAcgtataatatttaataattaattgacgaaagaaaaaatcccataTAGTTAtcgtagaagaagaaagatcaattcaatcaaaaagaataaactgtaaatattttgtgcatattttgcatattttgtaTACGTTTACTAGAACATGAAAAAGATTGAAGAGATagcaaattttagaaaattaacaGTAATCAACTCTATGCATTTATTTACAGTACTATGCTGGAAAAAGCGTTTACCACAGCCCCACtattttgtgtgtttttttaagattatATGTTTAGTCGGAATCGTAGCCATTATAATTGTTTACAcctattcattatttactttttcgaTCCCTTTTGTACTAGGATCTAGTGGAAAAAGCAGAACCTCACCTTTTTTATTggcactttaatttttttttcgtcaaaaaatgttgtttttaagAGCGCAAAACAGATCACATCAAGATGAGAACATCCTCAGAAATTGGCTTTACACAAAAAAGTTAAAGTCAAGAAGTAGAATTTAATATTTGTAACAGCCTAGAGAACCTTTAGGAaaacaatttctggaaatgacCTCATTGTTGATTTGAAGATTCTGAAGTGATACTAAGAAACATTAGCCATCCAACATGTCCAGTAAACTTTACGGCAGTCTCATCAACTCATTCTTGCCTTTCGCTgagaccaagaaaaaaaatccaagcacGGCATGGACAACTTTTTGCCGTTCTAACGTTGTAGTTATAGCAACGGCGAAGTGCTCAATGAACTGAAACGTTTGCTGGGAACTAAGacttaaaattttttagtgATCAGAgtcgaagaaatttctttgtatCTTTTCCTTCCCAGTAAATACGATGAGCAGGGACAAGAAACAATTGTGTTCGCGATTATTTAGCACATCACAAAAGATGCATATGAGCGAGAAACGTCTTAAAAATTACACAACATTGTAGGAAATTAGCGAAAAGAGCAGGATAATAAACTACAAAAATgaatccaaacaaaaaaaggcatctgagaaatgggaaaaaaaatttggcaaTCTTTGACATTCAAACGAATATTAGAGTGAAAAACGTGTctttatttcactttaaattcaacaaattttcgaaaacGATGATATTTATACGAGGACTAAAACATAAACATCTTTTGAGGATTACGAAAGTTGGTGAACCCTCTTTGTTAAAGATCCCTTATCAGATTCGCCCTGGATCCCAACGTGCTCCTTCTTCGGCTGAGTTGGTCACCCAAATCCTGATATGTAGATAAATAGATCGATGTTAAGCGTTCTGGATTGGAAGAGGATGTCATGAgaggatttttcactttttggagtaggagaacgacatgtttGACGCGTATCCGCCACGAAAAAGACTGCGCCAGGCCCCACTGACAATGATTTTGCGGATTTTTCCTTGAGTGTTTTGACACAAACAAatgtgtttcctttttcttttttgttgcacCATTCgtatatgtgaataaataaatttaaaaaaaaataaaaacaccatTCGAGTTCACCTTTAACATTctgtaaataatagtaaaagaTATTCGAATAACTCTAGCACGTATTGCAAgataaaatgttcttttcacCACGAATAGTCAAAGTcagcaaaacaataaaaatgaatctTAATCGTTCCGAAAATCTTGTCCCTCTATACCTCAGATACTGTAGATGTAGCGTAGACGACAGCACCAAAATTTAAAAGCCGTCCAGATACCGAAATGCGGATCAACAGAATTCTATGCTGAAAATTAAATTGGGAAACATTAcaaatttgcagattttttgctgaaatattATAGTTTTATATGATCTGATACTACTAAGAAATTAGTGTGTAATCCTGTATCCAACCCCTCCTCTAAAATCAGATCTCAATTCATTACTACTTATTCGCTTAGCAGTAAGTTTTGTTATGAAACACAACAGTTTTTGTAAACAACTCTTTATTTTCGTGTATTCAAGCAAAACAAATACTTCAAATATTAAGCATCTCAATGAATTAAAGACAAAATCTTTAGCATGGACATTTGGGGCACTTTCACATCCACGCAGACATAGGagtaacaaaatgaaaaattattacaaaaagCGACTTCTTGCACACAGAACAAATTCCATCATACAAACCAAAGCCATAAACGTAATCGATTATCCCGCTCATTTGAAGATATCTTGAGAGTTGCACTAAAACGATCGTCTTAAGACATTTCAAGTGGGAGACATTCATATGAGAACAAATCACAGCTTGAACTGGGGGAAGGAGTTTATAAAAAATTACAAGCATCAACATTTCCTCCTATTCAAAactttttccaacattttccgCATAAAATCTATACAACGAGAGTGAAACTGACGACAAATATATACTTACACCAACAATCCTTAAAGTATAACGATCCAATAAGACGAAATCTCAACGCGAAATTCAGAAAGAGACAGCAAACAGCTACACCAGTGTTAGTGATCACAATAATTACAATCCTTAAACATCTCCCCAGCAATCCATAATTACAACATTTTGCTGATCTCCAATTCACGAGCTTCCTTGTCCTCCTCCTCATCCATGATCAAATGTTCAGCAAGGGAAGATGGAATGTGATCTTCAATCCATCGCAGATCATCCTGGAAACCGAAATGTGCTACTTCTAACTATGAAGTTATTGATATAACGAGTAAAACATAAGAAGTCGGACATTCTTCCtacttattcaatttttttcaacataatttccttcatttcttcagaaaataacGCTTCAAAAACCAATTCTTCCATAGTTTTTCCTTGGATTCCCACCTATCAGTGAAGATAAATGAAGAACGTGGAATAAGAGAATTTTGATGACTGCAGTCTTATAGATGTGTTTTTCATCAGATTTTACAGAATTAAGCGATCCATTCATCATCCCAAACGCAACAGGATAGAAAATAAActtgtaaaaattatttttccaacTACATTTACCTGCAGTTTATTATCTTCTCGCTCCTTCTCCTTCTGACGACGCATATCCGCTCCACTTCCGGACTCCCGCTGCTTCAACATTTCGAAACCAGGAGAAGAAGCGTTGAAAATTTCATCTATAgagaaaattattcgaaaaaaagaggatatgTGATTCGACCCctgttttcttattattatttttctttcacggaTGCAGTGCTTAGTTAATCTGTTCAATAAAACGTACCTTGATCGTTCTCATCCTCGCTATCATCGAGAAGCGGAGTAAATGCATAACGCTGGTTATTAACAGAAGGACGCCAAAGGATGACAATCACAACAAGTATGAAGCAGAACAAAACATGCCAGAACGCAGTGTCCACCCATCTAGAAATAAGCAatacccaaaaaaaattatgcaggGGACCAACAAAGAACTGatggagaaaaattcaaataaacatcGAAAACTCACAACTCTTTCCAATCCTTCAAGCAAGTGGGAAATATGTGGAATAAAAGACTCCAAATCATGAAGATCACAGAAGCAATAGCAGCAAACATAAGGGTATTCATGAAATGTCGGTAAACTGTCAGTTTAACCTGAAACAAACCTTTCTttcagaagataaaaaaaccaaaatggTGAAATGAATCTacacataaacataaataaggAATGGTACGTACCtcatttctccttaattttAACGTTCGCATTGTAGCACCGAGTGAAGTGAATATCCAATAAAAAATGACCATTTCCGTAATAACTAGAGGAAGTGCGGCAAACTGCTTCTGTTTGGCTGCTTCGACATGATTCTATAAAAGAAGTGTGGATTAATTTGATGAATTACGGAGAAGTGCTTCACTAGACGAAGCAGAAGCAAAGACAATgacaaattttccaatttcacTACGCTACAGTGTTCTCATTGGCTGTCATATGATATAAATGAGCATAATGTCGATTCCTAAAGAAATGTGGAGAAAAATTACAGATAGAGGGTAACAAAGCGGTATTACTATGAAAATAATGATTATAGTCATATGCTTCCTTGAGTTGtttcaaaacttcaaagatttctgagaaaggaaagaaaatctgaAGGACACTTCTGTGgtctgaagaaaatagaaaatcctCAATGTCAAGGACGACAGAAAAACGTCCTCAGCGACTCGGTACAAAAACAAGCATTCATTATATTCAAAAGCCTCCTATGGACGTTCACAACTgcataatccagaaaaaaaaaacaaattaggagtgagaagaaaatgaacccATTACTAAAAAGTTGAGGAAGCCAAATTGTACATAACCCTAGGAGAAAATCCAAAGTACCTTGGAAACTCGAGCAAGTCCTTCAATTGCACAGAAGACGAAATAGACTAATCCAACGCCAGCAACCTGAAATTATACGCAACCCTCAACAAAGAATGGAATAAACTTGGATTGAAAGCGAACACAAAATCTCAGCTAGGCATAGGACATATATTTGTGCATTAGCTTTGACGCGGAATATTGTTACAACTTAGCACGTTTCAGTATTATATGTACCAAAAACAATGTTTGTCATATCTGACCTTTTGAGAACGCATCTACAGTGATGATGtggcaaaataaaataaacatggaGAAAATGGTAGAAAACCATGGAAAACACATGACGTTTTGTAAGAAACTCCGTCATGAATGATTGAAGgtggaaaagtgaaaaacagaTGACGACgtcagcaaaaagaaaaatgaaagcgaATTGAAGGAAACTGGCCACAGGGAGTGATGACCGAGAATATAATTGCATACGAACAACTACAAACCATTGAGAAACAgtgtaaaacaaaagaaatgataCCTGACTGAGTGTGTTTCCAAGACGAGGCTTTACAACACCATACCCCACCGATACTATTATCACAAGCACACGAGACATTGTCCTTTTTGCGCATGAAACCAATTCAGCAAGCTATAAACAGGCAGAAATTTTATcccagttttgaaaaaaaaaaacaagatagcACCAAACACCTCTAGAACTCCTTCAACACTTCGCCCACTCGTATTCATTGTTGAATATTCTGCCAAAAAGAATGCTTTTTCAATCATTCCAAGAATTATTACAGCCCCTAAACAATAGCTGACAATGgacaaaaaaacaacgattAAAATCGGCAAAGAACATGCCTATCCAATACTGAATCCTTAAAATGTCCCTGTAATATTTGATGCAGAGAATCAGCCATATGAGAGCAAGACCTCCATAGAAAATACACATTATTACATAGAATCT is a window encoding:
- a CDS encoding hypothetical protein (NECATOR_CHRX.G25803.T3), producing MFQLWLILLFVPLASTNLLSAGILSETVPLRPKNYQMIGFAQSALNQTEVEIRLSCVEEDIDMTFQVQYALRSSPCDKEFFDAKRADNLRRLLTFYFSDSDHIPDTYSYEKMVYYKSKPQNFSCKDSHGSIIFSEPFPHPMIVKNVSGLVPFRDKRSDPIVSTSLSSWNPAQIVPTDGIYFLVLKIVGVSYPTESPTDEYNVTVTVKWRQPHGFLSAIDYPLLRFYVIMCIFYGGLALIWLILCIKYYRDILRIQYWIGAVIILGMIEKAFFLAEYSTMNTSGRSVEGVLELAELVSCAKRTMSRVLVIIVSVGYGVVKPRLGNTLSQVAGVGLVYFVFCAIEGLARVSKNHVEAAKQKQFAALPLVITEMVIFYWIFTSLGATMRTLKLRRNEVKLTVYRHFMNTLMFAAIASVIFMIWSLLFHIFPTCLKDWKELWVDTAFWHVLFCFILVVIVILWRPSVNNQRYAFTPLLDDSEDENDQDEIFNASSPGFEMLKQRESGSGADMRRQKEKEREDNKLQDDLRWIEDHIPSSLAEHLIMDEEEDKEARELEISKMLIVIIVITNTGVAVCCLFLNFALRFRLIGSLYFKDCWLQLSRYLQMSGIIDYVYGFVNWTIRRRMNGWLRDWLAGWPPDSTRLAGRQQPFLLRGLEQKYLNDDDAYMDQDIVLTNFTGSSPCKMASKRALELVVLNNANISHLGDVSQIAGLMQHVAEADLAWNSIRWECVNAVLKHLPQLRTLNLSYNPLDGEIAVDLPSAPLLHTLILNGTNLSLTSLSSILKNTPSLQELHLSDNKLNLSDDDDSVMNESVKTIHMNRCRIDDWQQIVRLLRRFPSRKTVFLCENPIKSVIHHTTMEDLGTLQSLNLAKTEIADWDSIDSLDRLPSLTDLRILSIPLLDEFNEEERIHLIIGRVQNLRVLNGSIITPEQREQSERYFIRYYQDRDDKPNHYKRLIDKHGHVERLAKVDLTPKLSAHVQVFCEETNYQAKLRINLNKNVGQLMKSLAKECGIPYNRLRMFLTTKDGSVEEFRYPGMNLHSYRIEDGDVLNLQSKIVSTRRRPLQKSDS
- a CDS encoding hypothetical protein (NECATOR_CHRX.G25803.T2), yielding MFQLWLILLFVPLASTNLLSAGILSETVPLRPKNYQMIGFAQSALNQTEVEIRLSCVEEDIDMTFQVQYALRSSPCDKEFFDAKRADNLRRLLTFYFSDSDHIPDTYSYEKMVYYKSKPQNFSCKDSHGSIIFSEPFPHPMIVKNVSGLVPFRDKRSDPIVSTSLSSWNPAQIVPTDGIYFLVLKIVGVSYPTESPTDEYNVTVTVKWRQPHGFLSAIDYPLLRFYVIMCIFYGGLALIWLILCIKYYRDILRIQYWIGAVIILGMIEKAFFLAEYSTMNTSGRSVEGVLELAELVSCAKRTMSRVLVIIVSVGYGVVKPRLGNTLSQVAGVGLVYFVFCAIEGLARVSKNHVEAAKQKQFAALPLVITEMVIFYWIFTSLGATMRTLKLRRNEVKLTVYRHFMNTLMFAAIASVIFMIWSLLFHIFPTCLKDWKELWVDTAFWHVLFCFILVVIVILWRPSVNNQRYAFTPLLDDSEDENDQDEIFNASSPGFEMLKQRESGSGADMRRQKEKEREDNKLQDDLRWIEDHIPSSLAEHLIMDEEEDKEARELEISKML
- a CDS encoding hypothetical protein (NECATOR_CHRX.G25803.T1); translation: MEEETCSLVYRLEQKYLNDDDAYMDQDIVLTNFTGSSPCKMASKRALELVVLNNANISHLGDVSQIAGLMQHVAEADLAWNSIRWECVNAVLKHLPQLRTLNLSYNPLDGEIAVDLPSAPLLHTLILNGTNLSLTSLSSILKNTPSLQELHLSDNKLNLSDDDDSVMNESVKTIHMNRCRIDDWQQIVRLLRRFPSRKTVFLCENPIKSVIHHTTMEDLGTLQSLNLAKTEIADWDSIDSLDRLPSLTDLRILSIPLLDEFNEEERIHLIIGRVQNLRVLNGSIITPEQREQSERYFIRYYQDRDDKPNHYKRLIDKHGHVERLAKVDLTPKLSAHVQVFCEETNYQAKLRINLNKNVGQLMKSLAKECGIPYNRLRMFLTTKDGSVEEFRYPGMNLHSYRIEDGDVLNLQSKIVSTRRRPLQKSDS